In Coraliomargarita sinensis, the genomic stretch GGATGTCGGTCTGGAGATCGAAAAAGGTGAGTTTGTTGCACTGTCGGGGCCGTCCGGCTCGGGCAAATCGACTCTCTGTCATATTCTAGGCGCACTTGATCGTGCAGATTCGGGACAGGTGCTTCTGAATGGGATCGACATGGCCGCGTTGGATGACGATGCGAAGGCTGACTTTCGCAATCAATCTATCGGTTTCGTTTTTCAACAGTTCAATCTGGTTCCCGTCTTGAGCGCATTGGAAAACGTCCTCCTCCCGCTTCAATTCGGCGCAACGGTGGGCCGTGACAGTCAGCAAAAAGCCTGGAAGCTACTTGAATCAATGGGCTTAGCGGATCACAGCTCACACCGCCCCGACAAACTCTCCGGCGGTCAGCAACAACGGGTCGCTATCGCCCGCGCCCTGGTGACCGACCCGGCAATCGTCATAGCGGATGAGCCAACCGCAAACCTTGATTCGACAAACGCTCAATTGATCGTGGATACACTACGCACCCTTAACCGCGAGTCCGGCACTACCGTCGTTTTTTCTTCTCACGATATGGGTCTCGTTAAACAGGCCGACCGGGCGATCCATCTCGCAGACGGCCGGATTGCCCCGTCATGAATACCTGGCTTCAACTCGGTTTCCGTAACCTTTTGAAAAACCGGCGCCGGTCATTTTTTACGATCTGCGCGGTAGCACTGGGCTTTGCCGCGATTAATTTGATGGCCGGCTTCATGCTTTATGTTTTTCGCGGGCTGGAAGACTCCTACGTCCATGCTTTCGGCAACGGGCACCTCGCTATTTTCCAAGAGGGCTTCCGCCGCGAGGGTGCGCTGAACCCCGGCCAATATCTGATCGAAGATGAAGAGCTTGAAGATATTTTGGCCATCTGCTCACAGGCGCAACCAGTCGCACTCAGCACACCGCAGCTCCACCTCACCGGGCTGCTCAACTACGGGAATAGCAATACCATTATTCTGGCTCAGGGCATTGTGCCGGAAGACGTGCGGCAAATACGATCAGCGGCAGATGGCTTTGTCCGTAAGCTTACTTTCCACGAGGGTGCCCTGCTGTCCGGAACTAAAGGTGCCACCGGAATAAGCGCGGCCCATGGGCTGGCCGAGTTGCTTGGACTCGAGATGGATGCCGATGTCGTGCTAATGGCAAATACCAAGGACGGTTATATGAACGCGCTTGACGCCACCGTCGTGCAGCGACAAGACGCGCCGCTGGAGCTCCTCGACCAACTACTGGTCACGCTTCCGCTTGGGCTGGCCCGTGAGCTCTACGGCACGCAAGGTGCCGACCGTGTCTTATTGCTGCTCAAACCGGAAGCCGATATGGAGGCCGTCCGCGCGCAAATGCTCGCTGCACTAAAGGATGCCGGCCATAATGTAGAGATTGCGACCTGGCAGGAATTACGCCCTTCCTACGGGCGGATTCAGGGCATGTTTTTGGTTCTTTTTAGTTTCATCTTCGTCATCATGGCACTGGTAGTCGGACTTGCTGTCGTTAATACCATTAGTATGTCGGTCATTGAGCGAACTCGGGAGATCGGAACACTTCGAGCCCTCGGCTTGCGCCGGAGCGGAGTCCTCCGCTTGTTTATGGTTGAAAGCCTGCTTCTCTCAAGCGCAGGTGCCTTCGTAGGAGGCGCCTTACACCTCGTTATATGTGCAATCATTCAGATACTCCGGCCTCAGTGGACACCGCCAAACATCCCGAAAGAGGTGCCTTGGGAAATTACGATCGCCCCCCATTATATGCTGACTACAGGCATAATCATTATTGTCGTCGCGATGATCGCGACCATGCTACCGGCTCGTAAAGCAAGCCGCATCAAAATCATCGATGCTCTCGGACATGTTTAAGCACTACATTTATTTGATCCTGGTCGGGTTTTTCTGCTGCCAAATCCATGCAATTGAGCCAAAAGAGATTCTCGCCCGCGCAGATGCCGCCCGTGGCAATTTGGACGGAGTCCGCTGGACAGTTGAGATAACCGATGCCGATGAAGCTACCCGAAAAATTGAGGTCCGGGCACGTGGCTTTGACATGAGAGCCGAGACACTGGCGCCATCGCGCCAGAAGGGCCACACATTGCTCTTGTCCAAAGGAAACATGTGGTTCTATAAACCCGGCTTGAGTAAAGCAGTCCCCGTCTCCACAAGGCAAAAGCTGGCCGGCAAAGCCGCAAACGGCGATATCGCATCAACCAATTACGCGGAGGATTATGAAGTCCTCTCCATGCAGGAAGGCATGCTTGATAGTGAGCCTTGTTATCTTTTTGAACTTCAGGCAGAGAGCCGAAATGTTACCTACGCACGCATCAAATACTGGATCTCGAAGGAACGTCTGGTTGGGCTGCGTGCTGAATACTATAATCCCGACGGGAGCAAGCAGCTCAAACACGCCAATATGTCTTACGCCCACAGTATCTTGAAGCAGGGGGAAGACATCCCCTTCATTTCACGGATTTCAATCAGTGATGCGATCGGCGATACAACGAAGACCATCATGAAATTTTCTCCTCCTGAACTAGGCCCCGTGCCCAACCGCTTGTTTTCGCCACAATCACTGGCGCGCTGAGTTTTGAAATCCATGAAATTTAGAATCATCGCCTGCAGCTTAGCCTGTGTGTATTCACTAAATGCGAGCCAGTCGCTGCTGGAATGGTGGGAAGCCCATGGCGATTACAGCATACGCAACATCAGTTCGGCCTTTGCCCAGCATTACGCGGCAATTCCTCTGAATCAGGACAATCTTTTCGACATTCCGGAATACCGATTGCAAAACGAGTTTCGCCCGGAAGCTCGTATCGAGACGGATCGTTTCTATGCTTACCTCGCGCCGCGCTTCGTGGCATGGCGGGATTACTACAAGGATGGCACACGGGAAGGCGAGGAAGACAGCGATAACGACACTTACCTTCACGAATGGACCCTGCGGTTCTTTCCGACTCCCTGGCTCTCGCTTTCGTATGCCCGCGAGGACCTGCAATGGGGCCCCGCGTTTCTGCTCTCGCCCTCCAACCCCTTTGACAGCAAGAACGGGCGGAGTGAGCCGAAAGACGAAGTCGATGCTGCCGATTTCCTTCAGGCCTCATGGACGATTGACGACCAGTGGAGCCTCACCGCGATCGCCAATATTGATGACGGGCGTAAAGAATATCGCATCCGCCCTGAGTTGCGTCAGGACTTCCGCGATATCTATGCACTCAAACTGGACTACCTTTTCGACCGCGGGCACGCCGCGCTCGTTGCCTCCACCATGGAGGATGCCGAGGCCATCGACGAGCGCCTTGGTTACTACCTGAGCTACAATCTCGATGATGCTTGGATTCTCTACTCCGAGGGTAGTTTTTCCACTGAGGATGAAGAAATGCTCGCCGGAGCCAGCTATACATTCGGCAACGGTTTAATGCTCGCCGCCGAATATTTCTACAATTCCAGCGGGATTGACGATCCGCTGCCGGAGACACTCCCCGATTTGGAACCATTGGCTGATTTTGCACTGAGCCAGAGCAACCGTGAGTCCTTCTTCCGTGAGAATTATCTACTGCTGCAAGCCTACCACAACGATTTGGTCGGCGGCGCCGACGGACTTCTGCGCTACACTCATAATCTCGACGATCAGTCTCGCAGCTTACTCGGGCACATCGAAATGGATCTTTGTGATAACGCTCTCTTTTTTACGTCGGCGACCATCAACAGCAGCGGAGGTGGAGAACTCGACAGCTTCCGTGAATATTGGGTGCAGGCCGGAATCGAGCTCTTCTTTTAATACAGTATTCTGGAAGTATACCGGTAGCGATCCGACACAAGTTGGGGTCGAAGTATGTCGAAATGAGCAATGTAGCCGAGTCAGTATGCCACGGCGTCGCTTTTCAAAGACGGGCCCTCATGCATACATATCGGGATAGAGCCAGAGACTGGCTCTGCTACATCAATTCGATTGAACCATAATTATATCGAAGCGGTATAATACCGTTACACAAGAGGTTCGCCCCTCGTAAGTTTCACCATCGTAATCATGCTCGTAATCGTAATCCTCTGCTCCGCAATAAGTTCCGCTTAAGATGATGAGTTGGGTGTCATTTCGGTCAGCCCTTCTTCGTAATGGTGAAATACAAATTAAAGAAGATCTGTCCTCGTAACGACGTTGCGAGAGCAAGGTCGATAGATCTATGCGATAATCGACGGCACCATCGTGCCCTCGCTACAAGCGAGCCTACCGAGACAGCCCTTTCTGAATTCGGTATTATACCAGCTTCTTACTTTTTCCGGTAAAACCAGATTTTTCGCAACTCGAACACCCCGCTTTGACAAGCGAGGCTACGTGGCCTCGACGGAATTTTTACGGAGATGGCGTAGCATGTAGCGTACCATCGCTCCAGTCGATCGGATGCAGATCAAATCTTTTAACCCGGATACTATGGGGCCAACACCTATTGCCTCCCGACCCACAAAAAACCCCCGGTTTCCCGGGGGTTTGAAAATTTAGCAGTTGTCTCCGTTTAGAAGGAGAAGATCAACTCGACTGCGCCGAGCAGTTCGTCGAAGTCGGCATCGGCCGACAGCGTGTCGATCCCATCCGAAGCAGAACCATCGGCATCGATATCAGAATAGCTAACTTCGGTCACCAGCAGAAGGTTGTCGGTGAACGCGTAGCTGTGCGCGAGTGTGAGCTTCAGCATTTCTGCGTCGGCACTGCCGTTGATCGGTGTAGGGACAGTGGTCGAACCTTCGATGTCGAAATCTGTGTAGGAGAGACGACCGGTCACAGAAGCTTTGTCGCTGTAAGCGAAGTTAGCCATAAGCAGACCACCGAATGACTCTGTCTCGGCACTGGAACCGGGAGCGATTACGATGTCTTCCAACTCGTTCTCTCCGTAGAAGAGTTCGAATGCGAAGAGCCACGCGCCGGTCTCGAAGGTGACATAGGAGTTCAGAATAATAGACTCGGTATCACCAGTGACGGGAGTCCCGCCCACAGCGATGCCATCGCCATCTTCGTAAGCGCCGCCGAGGAAGAAGCTCAAGCCATTGTCCATGTAGTAGGACCCGGCCACTTCCACGCCATAACCGCCGTTGTCGAAGCCATTGGGATCGCCACCTAGACGATCGGAATACAGGTTGATCCCGTCCTGGATAGAGATGCCGAAGAAGGTGTCGTCACCGTCGTAGGTGTATTTCACCCCTTGGCTGTAACGGGCACCGATCGGAAAGGCCGTCGCTGTTAACGGGCCGAGGAATGTGTCGATGGGTCCCGGGATCAAGCCGGTAAGCTCACCTGCTGTGGCCGGAAGGCCGTATGCGGTGGAGTATTGGTACAGGCCAGTCGGCTCGAAAGCCTCAAAGCCGAGCATGGAAGCGTAGCGACCTGCAGTGATCGCGCCGCCGTTATCGAAGTGATAGGTGGCGAATGCTTGCTCCACGGCCGTGGAATCACCCGGAAGATCTTCATACTGAAGATCAATCTGAGCGGTGACCGGATCGAAATCGAAGAGCCAGCTGATCTCGACCTGATCGACTTGATAGCTGTTACCCGATTCGGTTAATTCCGCATCGGTACCGTCTAAAGTCGCATCTACATCACCTTCGTAATGAACATAAGACATATCCACAAAGCCCTCGAAAGACAGCCAATCGTTGATCACGATCTCCGCCGTCGAGGCGCTTGAAGCTGCCAAAAAGGCAGAAGCAAGTGCAATTGAATTTTTCATAGTTTGTTAGTTTGCGTTGTTTGTTGCAGAAACCAGTGGGTTTCATCGGAGGAATATGGTATTACACCGTTAGTTTAGCAAGCACAAAAAAAGCCCCCCGGCCTGACGGCCGGAGGGCTTAAGATAAAATTTAGTCTGGGCTAAATTAGAAGCTGAAGATCAGCTCGACCGCGTATTGGATCGACTCGAAATCTTCGTCAAGCGCAAGCGTGCTGGATTCTGCATCACCGTCAACGTAGGAGATTTCGTTGACGAGGAAGAGGTTGTCCGTGAAGGCATAACCGTGGGCCAGAGTGTACTTGAATGCTTCAAGTTCAACGTCGCCACCGAAGCCGTCTCCGTCGAGTTCGTGATCAACATAGCTGAAACGACCTGTGATCGAAGCTTTTTCACTGTAGGCGAAGTTCGCCATCAGGAGTGCTTGAAGGGCTTCTTCTTCACCCATCGTGCTACCACCAGCAAGATAATTACCGCTGACCAGGCTACCCAGTGCGAATGCATCTGCTTCCGACTCACCGTAGTTGAGCTCAGCAGCAAAGATCCATGCGCCTGTTTCGAAGGTCACGTAAGTGTTCAGCATGTAGCTGTCACCTTCGGCTTCATCGGAGTCTTCATACGCACCACCGAGGAAGTAAGTCAGACCATTGTCGAAGTTGATCGAACCAGCGGCTTCGATGCCGAAGGATGAAGCGTCATCACCACCGAGGCGGTCACCGTCATAATCGAACACTTCATCTTGTAGGGAGAGTCCGAAGAAGGTGTTGTCCGCTTCGTAAGTGTATTTCACACCTTGAGCGTAACCGGGGATGATTTCAACAGTGCCGACACCGTCGGCAACAGGCATTGCGCCACCGAGCATAATGTCGAAGCCAGGAACCTGAAGGTCGTAGGCGAGGGAGTACTGATACAAACCAGTCGGCTCGAAAGCTTCGAAACCAAGCATGGAAGCATAACGACCGGCAGTGATCGCAC encodes the following:
- a CDS encoding ABC transporter ATP-binding protein, producing the protein MPLVELQGVNKRYQFGRLTVKALQDVGLEIEKGEFVALSGPSGSGKSTLCHILGALDRADSGQVLLNGIDMAALDDDAKADFRNQSIGFVFQQFNLVPVLSALENVLLPLQFGATVGRDSQQKAWKLLESMGLADHSSHRPDKLSGGQQQRVAIARALVTDPAIVIADEPTANLDSTNAQLIVDTLRTLNRESGTTVVFSSHDMGLVKQADRAIHLADGRIAPS
- a CDS encoding ABC transporter permease yields the protein MNTWLQLGFRNLLKNRRRSFFTICAVALGFAAINLMAGFMLYVFRGLEDSYVHAFGNGHLAIFQEGFRREGALNPGQYLIEDEELEDILAICSQAQPVALSTPQLHLTGLLNYGNSNTIILAQGIVPEDVRQIRSAADGFVRKLTFHEGALLSGTKGATGISAAHGLAELLGLEMDADVVLMANTKDGYMNALDATVVQRQDAPLELLDQLLVTLPLGLARELYGTQGADRVLLLLKPEADMEAVRAQMLAALKDAGHNVEIATWQELRPSYGRIQGMFLVLFSFIFVIMALVVGLAVVNTISMSVIERTREIGTLRALGLRRSGVLRLFMVESLLLSSAGAFVGGALHLVICAIIQILRPQWTPPNIPKEVPWEITIAPHYMLTTGIIIIVVAMIATMLPARKASRIKIIDALGHV
- a CDS encoding outer membrane lipoprotein-sorting protein, which encodes MFKHYIYLILVGFFCCQIHAIEPKEILARADAARGNLDGVRWTVEITDADEATRKIEVRARGFDMRAETLAPSRQKGHTLLLSKGNMWFYKPGLSKAVPVSTRQKLAGKAANGDIASTNYAEDYEVLSMQEGMLDSEPCYLFELQAESRNVTYARIKYWISKERLVGLRAEYYNPDGSKQLKHANMSYAHSILKQGEDIPFISRISISDAIGDTTKTIMKFSPPELGPVPNRLFSPQSLAR
- a CDS encoding outer membrane beta-barrel protein translates to MKNSIALASAFLAASSASTAEIVINDWLSFEGFVDMSYVHYEGDVDATLDGTDAELTESGNSYQVDQVEISWLFDFDPVTAQIDLQYEDLPGDSTAVEQAFATYHFDNGGAITAGRYASMLGFEAFEPTGLYQYSTAYGLPATAGELTGLIPGPIDTFLGPLTATAFPIGARYSQGVKYTYDGDDTFFGISIQDGINLYSDRLGGDPNGFDNGGYGVEVAGSYYMDNGLSFFLGGAYEDGDGIAVGGTPVTGDTESIILNSYVTFETGAWLFAFELFYGENELEDIVIAPGSSAETESFGGLLMANFAYSDKASVTGRLSYTDFDIEGSTTVPTPINGSADAEMLKLTLAHSYAFTDNLLLVTEVSYSDIDADGSASDGIDTLSADADFDELLGAVELIFSF
- a CDS encoding outer membrane beta-barrel protein; its protein translation is MKNKIALASAFLAASSFSTAEIVINDFLSFEGFVDMSYSHVDGELADANESDNSFAIDQVEISWLFDFDPVTAQIDLQYEDLPGDDTVVEQAFATYHLDNGSAITAGRYASMLGFEAFEPTGLYQYSLAYDLQVPGFDIMLGGAMPVADGVGTVEIIPGYAQGVKYTYEADNTFFGLSLQDEVFDYDGDRLGGDDASSFGIEAAGSINFDNGLTYFLGGAYEDSDEAEGDSYMLNTYVTFETGAWIFAAELNYGESEADAFALGSLVSGNYLAGGSTMGEEEALQALLMANFAYSEKASITGRFSYVDHELDGDGFGGDVELEAFKYTLAHGYAFTDNLFLVNEISYVDGDAESSTLALDEDFESIQYAVELIFSF